Genomic segment of Malania oleifera isolate guangnan ecotype guangnan chromosome 7, ASM2987363v1, whole genome shotgun sequence:
TGTAcccaagtgttttttttttttttttttaatagggcCTCAATATTAAAAcgatataaaataataaatttaaatcgAAATGTTGGGTTTATCAACTTGACACTgtcttaggattttttttttttttaaattacactGCACCCTTGgtgtttttaataaaatatttagaaCCCCTTGATTAGTTAATGACAAATTAAAATCTTCTACCATTAGTTAATGCTAAGTTTATGAACtcatttgtatttaaatgccttttttcccttttattcAAATTTGGTAATAGATTTATTTATAATTATCActtgaaatatttatatttatatttatatttatatttctaaAAATGACCACATAACTTGTGTCTAGGCATATGCATACATGAACATGAGTACTTAGATATTTCCTCTTTTGATCGGAGCATTAGACATGTTAGGTTAGATTAGGTTAAGAAAAGATTATAAATATCTAGGTTAAGccataatatatttaaaaaatatttaaaattagaaatattatgaaatttaaaattgtgaaaaaaattatatatagatatatgtgtgtgtgtgtgtgtttgttgcATATTAAATTATTCTCATGGAATTGGTAGGCTTGAATTTAGGCTTTTATTCTTAACAAGACTTGCTCGTTCTAGGCACATGCTCGGGTCTATAAATACATGTACATGTTTTCTATGGATGCGTAATCATGGTTGGTAGAACAAATTCTAGCATAGCCTAGCATTTCCTAACTCGAGCTCTACTGAAACTATTTAAGATTCAAGTTTAACATAGAAATGAACAAACCTAACTCTATATATAAATGACTGGTTGGTAGAACATATTCTAGAATAGCCTAACATTTCCTAACTCGAGCACTGCCGAAACTATTTAAGATTCAAGTTTAACATAGAAATGCACAAACCTAACTCTACCTGCCTAATTATTATGTGTCTAATTCAGAGAAATGCAAAATGTTCAAATTCACACATGCGTATACCTACAATAATATACATTTTGACTTACATATGTTTATACACAAGCAATATAGAAATATGTACAAGCAATGGTTCATCCACACAAGATTTGAAATTCACGAATCACAAGATGCTACCTTAAACACTTGGATCCATGTAAGTGACAAGTATGAGCCCAATTATGTGGGTCTCACAATATTTTAGTGTGTCTAACTCTCATTTGTTTAAGCAAGTTATAGAACATAATACTTCAAGTGAATAAATTTATTATCAAATGTGAAGAAAATCACAAAGATAGTTTAATTGTAAGAAAGTCCGTGAATTGAACAACTAAATCATGATTGAAGTTTTATATCTAACTTTATAAAGTAAGAGAGCATAATCTTCAAAGTACTTTGAAAAACATGATGGGTGCAATGTCACTTTCAAAACTCTGAAAAAATGTAAGTAAATTTTaccattattgttgttgttgttgttgttgtacaaaGGGGCTAGGTTGATCATTATTTCTTATCTTATATTCTTTTGCATCTATATTTGAATACAGAATCCGAATTGCCCAATAAATTAAATTGAGCACAAATTCTAACCACTGATGCTCCCAAGGACAAATTTTCCTATGTATGAATTTAATTAATTAGCTAGCTAGCCGTAAATAAATGATACTACTGCAACACATATACACTCTAACGTTCAGCAAAGAATGAAAGAAACTACTATTAACATATATATGCAGTCTAACGTTCGTGCATGGGCTGGTAGGTGGTCGCTGATAGCTGGTAGATTGCCGGGAAGAACCGACAACGAGGTAAAGAACTACTGGAACTCTCACATCAAGCGAAAGCTCATCAGCATGGGCATTGATCCAAATAACCACCGCTTGAACCAAACCCTTCCCACTCCCTATCCAAATCCACCCTCTGCCTCCATGAACGACGCATCCCAGCCGTTGAAATCCTGCGCGGCCGTCGACAACGATAGGATTTCTGACGCTGCCAGCTGCCTCGACGACGAGACGCCGGCCGCCGCGCCCCACGTTGACCTCGATCTCACCATTGCCGCCCCTTCTCCTAAGCCTCTCTCTACTACTGTGCAGCAGAAGCGTCAAATCGTTGATAAGTTGGTAATAGCTGAGGACGTCGGGACCGACGAGCCACCTCCTACGACTCTTCTTCTGTTTAGCTAATTGgactgttattattatttttgttttagtCGTTAGTTATCATCTTAATTAATTATTGTAAAACATCAAGACAAGGTGAAAAAATAAGTgagaagcatttatttataaGCTAGTAGTAAATTTTTGTCCTATTAATTTATAGCATCGGAAAAAAGGCCTTAcaatttgcttctttttttttttcaacttaaaAGGACTTATATTGTAATGCTGCTACCACTAATTGAAACATAtaattgaaaatagaaaatactaTACATATTTTAATTCCTTATTCTAAATTCACACCTTGGGATTTATGATTTTACTTTActaaaatttcttaatttttaaaaaatccatAATATTGGACTGTATTTAAATAAAGCAAggttttttttaagaaaaatgtgAATGAGTAGTGGTAGATGTAGGTGTTGATTGCAGGATCTCACACCAACCTCTCCGAAAATCCAAAGTTAGAACTCATATAAGAAGCGAAAGGagagaaatgaaagaatttagattagagagagagagagagagagagagagagagagagagagagagagagagagagagagattgatcaAGTTGACGTATTGGATTTAAACCTTTTACTTGTCGCTCCTTTAATAAATTTatcattctttaaaaaaaaaaaaaaaaaaggtctcaTTTTCCTTGTTATAAGGTTGATTTAGAAAATTAGCCTCACATCCAATCCTAATTTCATGGGAATGAGGATTTCCAGATAAATCTTATTAGCCCTCTTATCTAAATTTGAACCTATTACAAGCTAGCGGCCTTAAGATTATTTCGATTGAATTAGACTAGACTAATTGGCTATAAAAATGTGTCCAATCTTGTGTTTCATTTGCCATCTGTGAAGAATAGGACAACTATGGgtaatcattaaaaaaaaaaaaaaaaccctagataaaaaacaatatttttctacTAAATCAACAAAACAATTAAACATAGATACAAAAACCACATGCATGGAATTTGGATTTCCCCATTAAAGAGCATATACCTAAGCCACAAACTCTTAAAAGCATATGCATGCATCCAAAttcattataaaaagaaaaaagtgaaaaaataatTGACAAAGTGTACTTCTTTAGAACAAAAATATGGGGGAAAGAAAAAGGAAGCATGCAGGTTTGATCTAGGCCTCCAAATGAAATCAAAGCCAAAAGGCCTTAGGAAATTTTCTTAATTCACCATGGTCAATGAAGGGTTAAAGCTCCTATAGGAGCTAATGCATTAAGTTATACCAACTCCTTTATTTCAACAAGCAGTCATCTTTTGCACCAAACCAAAGTGAGGATGCTATCATGGGAATCACCGCCATTGACCTCTAGAGCTTTTACATTAAGGATGCTATTCTACTGGAGACCTTGGTGGCTCTACAATCGAGTCAATAAAGCGTTAAAGTAAGGATTAAGATCGATATATTGGAACGGACTGGTAGGTGAGAGTGTTAGAGAAATAAGAAGGGTCTCGTCATCATTTTCTTTCTTAGTTGAGTTAGTGGAAGGGGACCAACCAGTGCTATCCTATATAAAAGGTTCAAACCCCTCCTTTTGGCCACCCAATTCTATTAATATATGTCCACATTGGATTGTGTCCAAGATGTTGACGAGGGATTTGCATGGAGATCCCCAAATTAGAAAACTTAGAGAAAGATAGAGACTCTAAGTAAAGCAAACACAAATATTGAAAAGCAAAATCGtcactttaatttttatttttttttgtaaaaagagaagataaagaaaaattttaaaagatttgCGATACAAAGAATGAATTCGAGAGTACAATTGTGTGTAATAAAGGTGGTTGACTACCCATTCTGAGGAAAAATTAGTCAACTAGTACCACTATTGACACCCATTCTAAGGGTGAGTTTGGtcctcgttttttttttttttggcctcaTTTTCTCCTTTTTGAATGCAAAAAATGTGTTTGGCATGTTCATCAATAAGTTTTTGCAACTTTTAAAGGTTGCCTTTTAGCTTTTTCGGGAGCTTTTAGAAGTAAAGAgtttgaaacttttaaaacctaaaaactaactTTTTCTCTAACAAAATACTCTATTGCATTGTTTCAAAAAAGTAAATCTATTTACTAAAAATACACATCCATTTTAGTCTTTTTTAATACTTTTAGGCACCTTTCAATTTTTTTGTATCAAAAACTTAAAGctaactttttctttttaaaaaatcttttttcATAGGGGCGGCATTTAAAACAATATCAATAAATTCCATTTCATTAGCTCCTTTTAAAAATCCTTCGAAAAACCATGGggtaaagggggggggggggggggaggaagcTTGAGAATAATTACCATTGTATACTGCATGTGTGTGCAGCTAAACAAAAAGATGGAGATAGAACAAATCCCTTTTTCAATCCTTTGATGATATGTCATCACAAAAGAGTTTAAAGGATAGAGTTGGAAAATCCTAGTGCACTCTTTTTGAAAAAAGTAGCCTTAGAAAATCTTAAGTTTtgaatgttttttttaaaaaataaataaaaaatacaaggaTGTTAGATATGCCTTTTGAAGATTTGTCGTGTAGACACCCCACTTTGTCTGTGACTTGATACAccaaatatttttctttctttttcaaaaatcaagtgTCATCTAAAGTCTTTCCTACAACGTAGCCCCTCTTGCTTCATGTGTCTCTCCTGCCTCATCCTTGCACAAATCGACATATTTCTCTAGAAAAGAGTTTCATTACTAATATTGGCGCCTCTCTACACTATGGATCCATACATGTATATTTTCatcaaataaaaaacacaaagaaaatgcaaaaaaaattacataatctTCATGTCTTCATTCATGTGTCGCCATCACCTACACAAGAGCATCTTTGGAGGTTAAAGATAGTGATTAGGGCCTTAAATTGGGATTAAAACCCAATATTGTGGTATTGTGTGAAAGTGAGGCCCAATATTGGGCTA
This window contains:
- the LOC131159642 gene encoding myb-related protein 330-like yields the protein MRKPCCDKQGTNKGAWSKQEDQKLIDYIRSHGEGSWRSLPKAAGLHRCGKSCRLRWINYLRPDIKRGNFAQDEEDLIIKLHALLGNRWSLIAGRLPGRTDNEVKNYWNSHIKRKLISMGIDPNNHRLNQTLPTPYPNPPSASMNDASQPLKSCAAVDNDRISDAASCLDDETPAAAPHVDLDLTIAAPSPKPLSTTVQQKRQIVDKLVIAEDVGTDEPPPTTLLLFS